Genomic DNA from Vanrija pseudolonga chromosome 3, complete sequence:
GCTCCCTGACAGTTGAACGATGGGACTGTCGAGAATAGCCAGCAGTTGTTCCGACGGTCTCGCCAAGAGCGCGATGTgatcaaggagggcaagctGCGATAGGTCAATAGCGTGCTTGATAGCGACGACCCTGGCATATACACACGCTTGGGGATGACGCCGGGGCGAGAGTGGGAGAGACAAAGGTGACGGAGAGTGGGTGGGGTTTGGTTgtgtgcgagtgcgagggcAGACGGCGGGCAAGAAGAGatggacggcgacggcgtgcgtgccgcgcgcgcgcgggggaTGAGGTGAGATGGGtaccgcagcagcagcagagggGTGAGAGCCGAGGCCCAAGTGAGATGAGTCGCGATGAGATCTCGCTTGACAAGAGTGGGTTGCtgtgctgtgtgtgtgtgtgtgtggatgtcgcgcgtcgagtgtgtgtgtggaagaagtttgtgtgtgtgtaaAGTGCGAGATTTGTGTGCAGTGATGACGCTGCTGGGTCGAAATGTTTGCGAGATGAACAACGGGTTGTTCAAGCGTTTTATCCTCGTGCTGGCCTGGCCCCCTTTGGACACGCGCGTCACACGCTGAAGTGCCAGGCGACAACCCCCTCTCTGTACAGCGTCATACTGCACGGCCAGCGATGGAGTTCCGTTCCTTGCGCgcttgcagcagcagcgccgtgaGCCCGGGGGAACATCGCGCTTttccccgtcgtcgcctgctgccttatcgtcgtcgctgctgagcgcgcgcacggtGGCAGTCGGTGTGTGCGACAAATGAGGGGCGCAGTGTGCGAGGGCGCacgagatgacgacgacggcgacggcaatCATCTGGCTGGCGCGGATCGCGGCCCACAACAAAGAAGCGGCTGCAGCCAAAGAAATTTCGAGGGGAAGACGTCGAAGTGCGAAGAGTGGCCGTCAccccgcggcgcggcggcgcgtgttCTGCTTCtccgcccagctcggccaggcTTCTATTGCACCAGGTTGAGCCCGAAACGCAGTCCACATGACCTGCCTGCCTTTTctccgcggcgtcgagagaGCCCTCCCAGGTGTCAGTTGTACCACCCACGCACAGACCGCCACACGCGgcagtcgcgcgcgccactTCAGGGTTCAACGCGGGGGGCGCAACACACCCAAAACGCGTGGCAGAGTgatcgccggcggcgcgcgcgcaggttGTGGGCCTCTTTTGTGCTGCCGAGGAGAAAGTGCAGGAACAAGCAGAAGAGGAGAAGAGAGATACCAGAATCAACGAATACATGCATGCAGGCTTCGAGTCGCTGCTGCAACATTGTTTccccagctcgcgctggctgatccccgccgcgccccgctgCCCACCCCCATCGCGCGCAAGCAGCGCACGGtccgcgccgcgtgcgcccTCCGTCccacgcgccagcgccaaaCTTTATTtggggacggcggcgcgcacacaCAATGGGATCTGggagtggagtggagtgggccggccgtggccggggccggggccTAGGCGGCCCGAGCGCGTCTCATCTTCCCCTGCGGGCTACGATGTGTGTGTTTCTCGGTCCACTCGGTGCCTTTGGTTGATGCGTGTGTTGGGCGAGatggggcgcggcggtgcacAGAGTGAGATGAAGCAtcgcgaccgcgacgcccAGACGAGACAAGACGAGACGACCCACTCTGACGGTCTGGCCGACTCGAACCGAGTAACTCGACTGGTTGCTGCACGTTGCAGAAGCCGTCCAGCCCACCTtgcacccccgcccccacccacccgcacAGGCAGTACCCAGGGCAAAGTAAATTATCAGGACacccgaggcggcggcgcgcagaaGGCACTCGCTCACCCTGCAGCGAGGCATTCACCTTTAGTCAAGCCCGCCAtccacccagccagccggcgcaCAAGCTGCCCCGCCAACAACAGCTTCACCCCACTCGGCTGCTCTTCGCTCGATTCGCTCTCGCGTGGCCGCCCCCTCGCGTGCGCTTCGCGTGCACTTCGCATGGTGTTCTCATGGCAGAAGCTCGCCCCATGTGCATGCCATGCGAGATAGCCCTGCATCCCCATTgtctcgagcgccagcgcgtcATGCTCgaaggtcgacgtcgagatcaGGCAGCACTCGCGGCACTCCATCtcgagtgggtgggtgcgatGTGTCCCGAGCCGCCGTTGCTTCGAGGCTCCGTGTCGAGGGGGTGCGATGCGGCGGAGATTCCGCTGCCTCGAGGCTCCTTTGGGCTTTGGAACGGACATGCAACGCGCGAGTTTTGCCCAATCACGCATGTAGCCGGCTGGACCGGGCACTCTGCCCCTGTTATCTCCTTTTCGCGACTAATGACACGacgcgatgcgcgcgcgatGGATGCGATGAGGTTGATTAGTACGCCCCACGCTACGCCCCACGCCCTATGATTGCGTGACATCGCGACTGCTTATTGCGGGGCGTCGTGTGGGACGGGGGGCAGAGTGTTTGGCGGCCGCCAAAGGGGTGGCCGAGATGAGATGAGATGTGCATTGAGGCGGGGCAGGACACTTGCCTTGGGTGTCAGAGGTTCAAGTTTGCAGTAAGCATTGGTTGGGAACAGTAAACTTCGTAGCATAGGAGATAGAGGCTATGGAAAGGCGAGACGGACACCAGAGTGAACTCGCAGAGGCCATTCACCGCGCCCTCCCACCAGCGGTAACCCGCTTACTTGGAGGGGGCGTACTGAGTGGCCTCAATCTTGGGGACGACACCAATGCGCGTGTTGCCCTGGTCAAAGACAACGTAGACCGACTTGAGGaagacgtcgccgaggatgtcGGAGGGGTTGGTGCCGCGCGACTGAATGCCGCCAAAGTACTGCGTACTGTCGTGGTTGTAGCCAAACACGAGGTCCTCGGGCTGGATGGCAAACTGCTtgttgccgacggcgacagtgAGCGAGGGGAGCTGGTTGGCCGAGTCGAAGGGGAAGATGTAACCACCGTCCTGCGAGCTGTACGAGGCACCGGGGACCTGGGCGTAGAAGGCgtccacgacgtcgtcggaCAGGTACGCAAGGGTGGTGCCGGTGTCGGCGATGGCCGTGTTGCCGGACAGCGAGACGAGGGTGCCGCCGACgtacgccgaggtcgaggggaaGGTCCAGAAGCCGAGGGTGGGGTCGATGGCGGTCcctggggcggggcgtgagCAGGGATAAGGAAACAGGTGCTTCACGTACAAGACAGAGActggcccgaggcggcgacgagcgactgGTCGACATAGCCAAAGGTGTAGAACGACGACTCGGGGTCGCGCGCCGAGTACAGGGCCGCGGTGAAGAGCTGCGCGTTGGCAGGCACCGTGCCCTGCGAGATGAGGttggcgacgacgttggGCTGGCGGGTGGGCCTGATGGTGTTGCCGTATGTGCCCTTGTAgaagccgaggccgacgaggccgtcgttgGCCGACTTGACAAACGCCGTTGAGACGGAAgtggccagctcgaccgcctgcGACTTGACgaccaggccgccgaggttgacaTTGTCCGTGCCGACTGTGCCCGAGGCCGTGGAGAGGTCGGCGTACTCGATGCTCCACGAGTATCCGGACAGGGTCTTCCACGTCGACGACTTGCTCGAGGTGAAGACGTTGTGGTTGACGTTGGACGCGGCCGTGAGCTTGGACGAGAAGACCTGGCGCGTGTTAGCTTTGTCGCAGGTCGTAGCCTACCCAGAGGTCGCTCGAGCCAGTGTCAaagtcgaggttgagcgtctgcgccggcgtgccgatgGGCACGGGGACGATGTACTCGAGATCGCCGCCCAGGTAGTCGTCGGGAGTGGCAGGCGTCTGGCCAATAGCCTGCGCGTTGACCGGGCCCTTGTGGTAGGTGGGCTCAAAGCCGTACTTTGCGCGCGCCCTGAGGATGGAAAGCGTGCCGTTGGCCTTGAACTCGGGGTTGCGGGTCACGGGGATCTTCTTGAGCCCGTGGGCATCCTTGAGCTGGGTTTGGGTGTTGAAGGCGACCGACTCCTGCTGGGGAACGGCGGCGCCCGAGACGACGgtcgcgaggaggaggaagagggcaGACCACTTGGCCATTGTTGGTTGCTTGGTGCTGGGTTTGGGTTGGGAGGTGTTGTCCTGTGAGATGCAGTGAGGGGCGGTG
This window encodes:
- the EAPA gene encoding Endothiapepsin, translated to MAKWSALFLLLATVVSGAAVPQQESVAFNTQTQLKDAHGLKKIPVTRNPEFKANGTLSILRARAKYGFEPTYHKGPVNAQAIGQTPATPDDYLGGDLEYIVPVPIGTPAQTLNLDFDTGSSDLWVFSSKLTAASNVNHNVFTSSKSSTWKTLSGYSWSIEYADLSTASGTVGTDNVNLGGLVVKSQAVELATSVSTAFVKSANDGLVGLGFYKGTYGNTIRPTRQPNVVANLISQGTVPANAQLFTAALYSARDPESSFYTFGYVDQSLVAASGQSLSWTAIDPTLGFWTFPSTSAYVGGTLVSLSGNTAIADTGTTLAYLSDDVVDAFYAQVPGASYSSQDGGYIFPFDSANQLPSLTVAVGNKQFAIQPEDLVFGYNHDSTQYFGGIQSRGTNPSDILGDVFLKSVYVVFDQGNTRIGVVPKIEATQYAPSK